From Solidesulfovibrio carbinoliphilus subsp. oakridgensis, the proteins below share one genomic window:
- the truA gene encoding tRNA pseudouridine(38-40) synthase TruA, whose amino-acid sequence MPRLRLTLAYDGTAFAGWQLQAPGRGRTVQGCLEEALATLCGEPVRIFGAGRTDSGVHAMAQVAHVDVPEGRAAIPWQKALNALLPADMSVAGAELVPDGFHARFCATGKVYHYTLWTEPGHVLPWRRPYVWDVGRYGRLDVAAMDACAACFAGFHDFAAFQNAGSDVKTTTRLVHGVTRLATGGPEMVWRFHAEGFLKQMVRNLMGALVAVGRGKVSPEDIRSVLTQGQRRLAPQTAPASGLCLVVVEYGEHGRGHKRHLLHQPEAGQG is encoded by the coding sequence ATGCCGCGCCTGCGCCTGACGCTCGCCTACGACGGCACGGCCTTTGCCGGCTGGCAGCTCCAGGCCCCGGGCCGGGGGCGCACGGTCCAGGGCTGCCTGGAAGAGGCGTTGGCCACCCTGTGCGGGGAGCCGGTCCGGATCTTCGGCGCGGGCCGCACCGACTCCGGGGTCCACGCCATGGCCCAGGTGGCCCATGTCGACGTGCCGGAAGGGCGGGCCGCCATCCCCTGGCAAAAGGCGCTCAACGCCCTGCTTCCGGCCGACATGTCCGTGGCCGGGGCCGAGCTTGTGCCAGACGGGTTCCACGCCCGGTTCTGCGCCACGGGCAAGGTCTACCACTACACGCTGTGGACCGAACCGGGCCATGTCCTGCCCTGGCGGCGGCCCTACGTCTGGGATGTCGGCCGTTACGGCCGGCTCGACGTGGCGGCCATGGACGCCTGCGCCGCCTGTTTCGCCGGCTTCCACGATTTCGCCGCCTTCCAGAACGCCGGCTCGGACGTCAAAACCACGACGCGGCTGGTCCACGGCGTCACGCGCCTTGCGACAGGGGGCCCGGAGATGGTCTGGCGGTTTCACGCCGAGGGATTTCTCAAGCAGATGGTGCGAAACCTGATGGGCGCGCTGGTGGCCGTGGGGCGCGGTAAAGTTTCTCCCGAAGACATCCGATCCGTACTGACGCAGGGGCAGAGAAGGCTTGCGCCGCAGACCGCGCCGGCAAGCGGCCTTTGCCTCGTCGTCGTGGAGTACGGGGAACATGGCCGGGGGCATAAGCGACATCTACTTCACCAGCCTGAGGCTGGCCAAGGGTGA
- a CDS encoding phenylacetate--CoA ligase family protein, protein MRECFEPQFEAMDRGDLAQLQLERLQATLNRVARNVPLYRRRFAEQGIDPDTFADLADVRHLPFTTKADLREAYPYGLFAVPLREVVRLHASSGTSGKPVVAGYTRNDIKTWSRLVARVLVAAGAGQDDVVQIALGYGLFTGGMGFHYGAETVGAAVIPASSGGTRRQVAIMQDYRTSVFVATPSYALHLAETLCAMDVNVNSLSLRYGLFGAETWTEAMRAAIEDRLKLTATDNYGLSEIMGPGVAGECLEQAGMHVSEDHFLIEIVDPATGERLPDGEEGELVVTTLTKEAFPMIRFRTGDITRILPGPCPCGRTMRRIGRIVGRTDDMLIIRGVNVFPSRVEALLLEVEGTTPNYRIVLHRRGALDEALLEVEPTEALLFDRVSEHQALLEKLERRLASELGVGIGVRLVEPGSLARGQEGKTIRVVDRRGL, encoded by the coding sequence ATGCGCGAATGTTTCGAGCCGCAATTCGAGGCCATGGACCGGGGCGATCTGGCCCAGCTGCAGTTGGAGCGGTTGCAGGCCACGCTCAATCGCGTGGCCCGAAACGTGCCTCTCTACCGCCGCCGGTTCGCCGAGCAGGGCATCGACCCGGACACCTTCGCCGATCTGGCCGATGTCCGCCACCTGCCCTTCACCACCAAGGCCGACCTGCGCGAGGCCTACCCGTACGGCCTTTTCGCCGTGCCCCTTCGTGAGGTGGTCAGGCTCCACGCCTCGTCCGGCACCTCGGGCAAGCCGGTGGTGGCCGGCTACACCCGAAACGACATCAAAACCTGGTCGCGGCTGGTGGCCCGGGTCCTGGTCGCGGCCGGAGCCGGCCAGGACGACGTGGTGCAGATCGCGCTCGGCTACGGGCTTTTCACCGGCGGCATGGGCTTCCACTACGGGGCCGAGACCGTGGGCGCGGCCGTCATCCCGGCCAGTAGCGGCGGCACGCGCCGGCAGGTGGCCATCATGCAGGACTACCGGACCTCGGTCTTCGTGGCCACGCCGAGCTACGCCCTGCACCTGGCCGAGACGCTGTGCGCCATGGACGTCAACGTCAATTCGCTTTCCCTGCGCTACGGCCTGTTCGGGGCCGAGACCTGGACCGAGGCCATGCGCGCGGCCATAGAGGACCGCCTGAAGCTCACGGCCACCGACAACTACGGCCTCTCCGAAATCATGGGCCCGGGCGTGGCCGGCGAGTGCCTGGAGCAGGCCGGCATGCATGTGAGCGAGGACCATTTTCTGATCGAGATCGTGGACCCGGCCACGGGCGAGCGCCTTCCCGACGGCGAGGAGGGGGAGCTGGTCGTCACCACGCTGACCAAGGAAGCCTTTCCCATGATCCGCTTCCGCACCGGCGACATCACCCGCATCCTGCCCGGCCCCTGCCCCTGCGGCCGCACCATGCGCCGTATCGGCCGCATCGTCGGCCGCACGGACGACATGCTCATTATACGGGGAGTGAACGTTTTCCCGTCCCGGGTCGAGGCGCTCCTCCTTGAAGTCGAGGGCACCACCCCCAACTACCGCATCGTGCTCCACCGCCGGGGAGCGCTCGACGAGGCCCTGCTCGAAGTCGAGCCTACCGAGGCCCTTCTTTTTGACCGGGTGTCCGAGCATCAGGCGCTTCTGGAAAAGCTCGAACGCCGGCTGGCCTCCGAACTCGGCGTCGGCATCGGCGTGCGCCTGGTCGAGCCCGGCAGCCTCGCCCGGGGCCAGGAAGGCAAGACCATCCGCGTCGTGGACCGCCGGGGACTGTAG
- a CDS encoding alginate O-acetyltransferase AlgX-related protein, whose protein sequence is MVRAAFSLRRAIALAGTLVFLALILLPLADHAFRLAPEVDLMENEPAPLPEFSSTDFFKYFNIIQHGYLEKTFGFRKNLVRLENILDYLWLQASNEYQTVIKGRGDWLFLAQENNELNVIEDYRAGRLFTPDQLAWWVDEYRGRQEWLESRGIRYLVVVAPNKHTVYPESLPERYNKIHAENRTDQLVAALTKAGVAILDLRPAMEQVKKHAQAYYRTDTHWTTFGAFAGYVQIINRLAPWFPGFEPEGLGQFDITITPGLTGGLATMLALSDLFPEDRVTFIPKFERKAVELTTPYPRETYFQPAVVMETGDAAKPTAVIFRDSFAHELVPFLSEHFRRAVYLWPYPSTSREIRQFDKAAIEREKPALVLDEFVERYFTKCPARTKAHTP, encoded by the coding sequence ATGGTCCGTGCCGCGTTTTCCCTCCGCCGGGCCATCGCCCTGGCCGGCACCCTGGTGTTCCTGGCCCTCATCCTTCTGCCCCTGGCCGACCATGCCTTCCGTCTGGCCCCGGAAGTGGACCTCATGGAAAACGAGCCCGCGCCCCTGCCGGAATTTTCCTCGACGGATTTTTTCAAATATTTCAATATAATTCAGCATGGCTACCTGGAAAAGACCTTCGGCTTCCGCAAGAACCTCGTGCGTCTGGAAAACATCCTCGACTACCTCTGGCTCCAGGCCTCCAATGAATACCAGACCGTCATCAAGGGCCGGGGGGACTGGCTCTTTCTGGCCCAGGAAAACAATGAGCTGAACGTGATCGAGGATTACCGGGCCGGCCGGCTCTTCACGCCCGACCAGCTGGCCTGGTGGGTGGACGAATACCGGGGCAGACAGGAATGGCTCGAAAGCCGTGGCATTCGCTACCTCGTCGTGGTCGCGCCCAACAAGCACACGGTCTACCCGGAATCCCTGCCCGAGCGGTACAACAAGATCCATGCCGAAAACCGCACCGATCAGCTCGTCGCCGCCCTCACGAAAGCCGGCGTCGCGATCCTGGACCTGCGCCCGGCCATGGAGCAGGTCAAAAAACACGCCCAGGCCTACTACCGCACCGACACCCACTGGACGACGTTCGGGGCCTTTGCCGGCTATGTCCAGATCATAAACCGGCTGGCCCCCTGGTTCCCCGGCTTCGAGCCGGAAGGCCTCGGCCAGTTCGACATCACCATCACCCCGGGCCTGACCGGCGGCCTGGCCACCATGCTGGCCTTAAGCGACCTCTTTCCGGAAGACCGGGTGACCTTTATCCCGAAATTCGAGCGCAAGGCCGTGGAATTGACCACGCCCTATCCGCGCGAGACCTATTTCCAGCCGGCCGTGGTCATGGAGACCGGCGACGCGGCCAAGCCCACGGCCGTCATCTTCCGCGATTCCTTCGCCCACGAACTCGTCCCCTTCCTGTCCGAGCACTTCCGCCGCGCCGTCTACCTGTGGCCCTACCCGTCCACCTCGCGGGAGATCCGCCAGTTCGACAAGGCGGCCATCGAGCGGGAAAAGCCGGCCCTGGTCCTCGACGAATTCGTGGAGCGCTACTTCACCAAGTGTCCGGCCCGGACCAAGGCCCACACCCCCTGA
- the fliJ gene encoding flagellar export protein FliJ translates to MAKPFRFNLERVLDIRAQLEERARMELGKAIAAHQLQAREVARLENELASRDASMTQKKNPAPLDFYLWRAYRERLVFDIRAGHAKLDELAEVRERCRVLAVSRSKDRKLLDKLKTNKARRHALEENIAEQKENDEMASVRYVPPVV, encoded by the coding sequence ATGGCAAAGCCGTTTCGTTTCAATCTCGAGCGCGTCCTGGACATTCGGGCCCAGCTTGAGGAGCGGGCCAGGATGGAGCTCGGCAAGGCCATTGCCGCCCACCAGCTCCAGGCCCGGGAAGTGGCCCGGCTGGAAAACGAGCTGGCCTCCCGCGACGCCTCCATGACCCAGAAAAAGAACCCCGCGCCCCTGGATTTCTACCTCTGGCGGGCCTACCGGGAGCGGCTGGTGTTCGACATCCGGGCCGGCCACGCGAAGCTCGACGAACTGGCCGAGGTTCGCGAACGGTGCCGGGTGCTGGCGGTCTCGCGCTCCAAGGACAGAAAGCTCCTCGACAAACTCAAAACCAACAAGGCCAGACGCCATGCCCTCGAAGAAAACATCGCCGAGCAAAAGGAAAACGACGAAATGGCTTCGGTCCGCTACGTTCCGCCGGTCGTCTGA
- a CDS encoding MBOAT family O-acyltransferase — MVFSSASFLFYFLPIVLAVYFACISFGRLRNWILLAASLFFYTWGEGEYVLIMLLSTVTNYFLGIWVYKAHERSDAKRQVAVAIAFNLLLLVIFKYTNFLVANLNLLLGHFGLPQLVIGQVHLPIGISFFTFHCISYIMDIYRRQTPPQMSLPNTALYISLFPQLVAGPIVRYKDIVAQITHRTVGIERFSKGINRFIIGLGKKVLIANVVGLPADKIFAIPAEHLTTPIAWFGIVCYTLQIYFDFSGYSDMAIGLGHMFGFKFMENFNYPYVSRSIQEFWRRWHISLSTWFRDYLYIPLGGNRAGTARMYFNLVMVFFLCGLWHGASWNFVIWGMFHGFFSVLERFPLGKRLTQGSPLLAHAYTMLVVMVAWVFFRAESLPVALSYLKAMAGFAHGSGVEWHMGLFLNPKVVIVLVAAVLGATPLVPWIKGLRERRLAARRLGPAALDDGLEALVSLVFMPVVFVLCAMSLASGTHNPFIYFQF, encoded by the coding sequence ATGGTATTCAGCTCCGCCTCCTTTCTTTTTTATTTCCTGCCCATCGTCCTGGCGGTCTATTTCGCTTGCATCTCTTTCGGACGGCTGCGCAACTGGATCCTGCTCGCGGCGAGCCTTTTTTTCTACACCTGGGGCGAGGGCGAGTACGTGCTCATCATGCTGCTCTCCACCGTCACCAACTATTTCCTCGGCATCTGGGTCTACAAGGCCCACGAGCGCAGCGACGCCAAGCGGCAGGTGGCCGTGGCCATCGCATTCAACCTGCTCCTGCTCGTCATCTTCAAGTACACCAACTTCCTGGTGGCCAACCTGAACCTGCTCCTTGGCCATTTCGGCCTGCCGCAACTGGTCATCGGCCAGGTGCACCTGCCGATCGGCATCTCCTTTTTCACCTTCCACTGCATCTCCTATATCATGGACATCTACCGCCGCCAGACGCCGCCCCAGATGTCCCTGCCCAACACCGCCCTCTACATTTCGCTCTTTCCCCAGCTCGTGGCCGGCCCCATCGTCCGCTACAAGGACATCGTCGCCCAGATCACCCACCGGACCGTGGGCATCGAGCGGTTCTCCAAGGGCATCAACCGGTTCATCATCGGCCTTGGCAAAAAGGTCCTCATCGCCAACGTGGTGGGCCTGCCGGCGGACAAGATCTTCGCCATCCCGGCCGAGCACCTGACCACGCCCATCGCCTGGTTCGGCATCGTCTGCTACACGCTCCAGATCTATTTCGACTTCTCCGGCTACTCGGACATGGCCATCGGCCTCGGCCACATGTTCGGGTTCAAATTCATGGAGAACTTCAACTATCCCTACGTCTCCCGCTCCATCCAGGAGTTCTGGCGGCGCTGGCACATTTCGCTTTCCACCTGGTTTCGCGACTACCTCTACATTCCGCTCGGCGGCAACCGGGCCGGCACGGCCCGGATGTACTTCAACCTGGTCATGGTCTTTTTCCTGTGCGGCCTGTGGCACGGGGCCAGCTGGAACTTCGTCATCTGGGGCATGTTCCACGGCTTTTTCTCGGTCCTCGAACGCTTTCCCCTGGGCAAGCGCCTGACCCAGGGCTCGCCGCTTCTCGCCCATGCCTACACCATGCTGGTGGTGATGGTGGCCTGGGTCTTTTTCCGGGCCGAGAGCCTGCCGGTGGCCCTTTCCTACCTGAAGGCCATGGCCGGTTTCGCCCACGGCTCCGGCGTGGAGTGGCACATGGGGCTGTTTCTCAACCCCAAGGTCGTGATCGTGCTCGTGGCCGCCGTTCTTGGGGCCACGCCGCTCGTTCCCTGGATCAAGGGCCTGCGGGAGCGCCGCCTGGCGGCCAGGCGGCTCGGGCCGGCGGCCCTGGACGACGGCCTGGAGGCCTTGGTAAGCCTTGTCTTCATGCCCGTGGTCTTCGTCCTTTGCGCCATGTCGCTCGCCAGCGGCACCCACAATCCTTTCATCTACTTCCAGTTCTAG
- a CDS encoding methyltransferase domain-containing protein → MLYAAPAVPSVEHLRDLLARLGPERIWRPVPGPDGGLLAPGEGPDMDMLAGYVGDLDVAGKSVADLGCNLGYFSFMTRRMGATRVVGCDIDPEIVQVAGELAKAHGLGRVEFRAVDFLREKPDIPCDMALLIDFIGRQGIAKGRLAAVAAAAAAWGRRELFFTLRPVYRLDDLPVAPAVLDRLYPGSVHDGRFHLADTLAGLLGPGWSMRQLTTGRLSGDGRASLAKAALLFTRNDA, encoded by the coding sequence ATGCTCTATGCCGCACCCGCCGTACCGTCCGTGGAACACCTTCGCGACCTGCTGGCCCGACTCGGGCCGGAACGGATCTGGCGCCCGGTGCCGGGGCCCGACGGCGGCCTGCTGGCTCCGGGCGAGGGGCCGGATATGGACATGCTGGCCGGCTATGTCGGCGACCTGGATGTGGCCGGAAAATCCGTGGCCGATCTCGGCTGCAACCTGGGCTATTTTTCCTTCATGACCCGGCGCATGGGCGCGACCCGGGTGGTCGGCTGCGACATCGATCCGGAAATCGTCCAGGTGGCGGGAGAGCTGGCCAAGGCCCATGGCCTTGGCCGGGTGGAATTCCGGGCTGTCGATTTCCTGCGCGAGAAACCCGACATCCCCTGCGACATGGCCCTCTTGATCGATTTCATCGGCAGGCAGGGCATCGCCAAGGGCCGGCTGGCCGCCGTGGCGGCTGCGGCCGCGGCCTGGGGCCGGCGGGAGCTTTTTTTCACCCTGCGTCCGGTCTACCGCCTGGACGACCTGCCCGTGGCCCCCGCCGTCCTCGACCGGCTCTACCCCGGGTCCGTGCACGACGGCCGGTTCCATCTGGCCGACACCCTGGCCGGCCTGCTCGGGCCCGGCTGGTCCATGCGCCAGCTCACCACCGGCCGGCTGTCCGGCGACGGCCGCGCCTCGCTCGCCAAGGCCGCCCTGCTGTTCACCCGAAACGACGCCTAG
- a CDS encoding ISL3 family transposase, whose product MKDTDLYSRILGLSDPWFVADVELDTAGGRVDVHVDHVAGVRWRCPTCGRELACRDHAEPRVWRHLDTCQFKTFLHARIPRVECPEHGVLQVRVPWAEAKGRFTLLMERLIIDVLRECATVSGTCRLMRISWDEAWNVMDRAVRRGQTRKKTTAARYLGIDEKAFRKGHDYMTVVCDLLGGTVEFVAQDRKTESLEDYYRQFTAQQLERIRAVAMDMWEPYFKATIKHVPDAAHKIVHDRFHIMQHVGQAVDKVRRQEHRELLRQEDERLKGTKYIWLYREENLPDKHRPTLEALKATNLKVAKAWAMKESLAGLWNYLSVGWAKRFMKRWLTWVRKSDLPPMRKVGEMLSRHLDNILTFCRHRITNGAAEGLNSKIMAIKRRACGYRNREHFKTAIYFFCGGLDLYPRQA is encoded by the coding sequence ATGAAGGACACGGACCTGTATTCTCGGATTCTGGGGCTGAGTGACCCGTGGTTTGTTGCCGACGTCGAGTTGGACACGGCGGGAGGCCGGGTGGACGTCCATGTTGATCATGTTGCCGGTGTCCGCTGGCGCTGTCCGACCTGTGGTCGCGAACTGGCTTGTCGGGATCATGCCGAGCCTCGGGTATGGCGTCACCTCGACACCTGCCAGTTCAAGACCTTCCTTCATGCCCGGATTCCGCGCGTCGAGTGCCCCGAGCACGGCGTGCTTCAGGTGAGAGTGCCTTGGGCCGAGGCTAAAGGGCGTTTTACCTTGCTCATGGAGCGCTTGATCATCGATGTGTTGCGCGAGTGCGCCACCGTGTCCGGCACCTGCCGGCTCATGCGGATCAGCTGGGATGAGGCCTGGAACGTCATGGATCGAGCCGTCCGGCGAGGGCAAACCAGGAAGAAGACCACCGCCGCACGCTATCTTGGTATCGATGAGAAGGCCTTCCGCAAAGGTCACGACTACATGACCGTGGTCTGCGACCTGCTTGGCGGAACAGTGGAGTTTGTGGCCCAGGATCGCAAGACCGAGAGCCTCGAGGACTATTACCGGCAGTTCACGGCGCAGCAACTCGAGCGCATCCGGGCCGTGGCCATGGACATGTGGGAACCGTACTTCAAGGCCACGATCAAGCACGTGCCCGATGCGGCGCACAAGATCGTCCATGACCGCTTTCACATCATGCAGCACGTGGGCCAGGCCGTGGACAAGGTCCGCCGGCAGGAACATCGCGAACTGCTCCGCCAGGAAGACGAACGCCTCAAGGGCACCAAGTACATCTGGCTTTACCGGGAAGAGAATCTGCCGGACAAGCACCGACCGACCTTGGAAGCCCTGAAGGCCACGAACCTGAAGGTGGCCAAGGCCTGGGCGATGAAAGAAAGCCTGGCCGGATTGTGGAACTACCTCAGCGTCGGCTGGGCAAAGCGGTTCATGAAACGCTGGCTGACCTGGGTGAGGAAGTCAGACTTGCCCCCGATGCGCAAGGTCGGGGAGATGCTCTCTCGGCATCTGGACAACATCCTGACCTTTTGCCGGCATCGGATCACCAACGGCGCGGCCGAGGGACTCAACAGCAAGATCATGGCCATCAAGCGCAGGGCGTGCGGGTACCGCAATCGGGAGCACTTCAAGACCGCTATCTACTTCTTCTGCGGCGGCCTGGACCTCTATCCTAGACAGGCCTGA
- a CDS encoding MotE family protein, protein MPSKKTSPSKRKTTKWLRSATFRRSSDAPSRWLLALERLGAKIAPRATKVLGVFVMIAALKLGILVFMGLDLLLPDPPAPSVARFVPAPLPGPTPALAQQAPAAPQPAAPAPAAKTAAATPDAQALLKRQDELDQREQALNTLQADLSARVAKLKEMETSIKAMLEEAKGVKDQKLKHLIDVYSNMNAKQAAKVLETLDNNIAVKILAGMRGRGAGEVLNNMEAKKAAGLTEMLTKMQLPPTDGAPEEM, encoded by the coding sequence ATGCCCTCGAAGAAAACATCGCCGAGCAAAAGGAAAACGACGAAATGGCTTCGGTCCGCTACGTTCCGCCGGTCGTCTGACGCCCCTTCGCGCTGGCTTCTGGCCCTGGAGCGGCTGGGCGCGAAAATCGCCCCGCGCGCCACCAAGGTCCTTGGCGTCTTTGTCATGATCGCGGCCCTGAAGCTCGGCATCCTGGTCTTCATGGGCCTCGACCTGTTGCTGCCCGATCCGCCGGCGCCGAGCGTGGCCCGGTTCGTACCAGCACCCCTCCCCGGCCCGACTCCGGCCCTGGCCCAGCAGGCTCCGGCCGCGCCCCAGCCGGCCGCCCCGGCTCCGGCCGCCAAGACGGCCGCCGCCACGCCCGACGCCCAGGCCCTGCTCAAGCGCCAGGACGAACTGGACCAGCGGGAGCAGGCCTTAAACACCCTGCAAGCCGACCTGAGCGCCCGCGTCGCCAAGCTCAAGGAGATGGAAACCAGTATCAAGGCCATGTTGGAAGAGGCCAAGGGCGTCAAGGACCAGAAGCTCAAGCACCTGATCGACGTCTATTCCAACATGAACGCCAAGCAGGCGGCCAAGGTCCTGGAGACCCTGGACAACAACATCGCAGTCAAAATTCTGGCAGGCATGCGCGGCCGTGGCGCCGGCGAGGTGCTGAACAACATGGAAGCCAAGAAGGCGGCCGGCCTGACCGAGATGCTGACCAAGATGCAGCTGCCGCCCACGGACGGCGCGCCGGAGGAGATGTAG
- a CDS encoding ABC transporter ATP-binding protein, translated as MTADTPLLDVAAATVRFGGIHALTEADFSIRPGTVTSLIGPNGAGKTTMLNAITGMVALTSGHIRLAGQDIGTLPPHQRAAAGVVRTFQNLEVFTSMTVLENVMAGRHALTRYSTAASLLRTPGFRRAERVCREEALARLDFVGLADERDTPAGELPYGRQRLLEMARALAAEPKLLLLDEPAAGLNSKETARLGDLIAAVRDRLHVTVGLVEHDMDLVMNVSDHITVLHFGHPLASGTPEEVQANDEVVKAYLGEDE; from the coding sequence ATGACGGCTGACACCCCGCTCCTCGACGTCGCGGCCGCCACCGTCCGTTTCGGCGGCATCCACGCCCTGACCGAGGCCGATTTCAGCATCCGGCCTGGGACGGTCACCTCGCTCATCGGCCCAAACGGCGCCGGCAAGACCACTATGCTGAACGCCATCACCGGCATGGTCGCCCTGACCTCCGGCCACATCCGCCTCGCCGGCCAGGACATCGGCACCCTGCCGCCCCACCAGCGGGCCGCCGCCGGGGTGGTCCGGACCTTTCAGAACCTCGAGGTTTTCACCTCCATGACCGTGCTCGAAAACGTCATGGCCGGCCGCCACGCCCTGACCCGCTATTCCACGGCCGCGAGCCTGCTGCGCACCCCGGGCTTTCGCCGGGCCGAGCGGGTCTGCCGCGAGGAGGCCCTGGCCCGGCTCGACTTCGTGGGCCTGGCCGACGAGCGCGACACGCCGGCCGGCGAGCTGCCCTACGGCCGGCAGCGGCTCCTCGAAATGGCCCGGGCCCTGGCCGCCGAACCGAAGCTGCTGCTCCTCGACGAACCGGCCGCCGGCCTCAATTCCAAGGAGACGGCCCGGCTCGGCGACCTCATCGCCGCCGTCCGCGACAGGCTCCACGTCACCGTCGGCCTCGTCGAGCACGACATGGACCTCGTCATGAACGTCAGCGACCACATCACCGTGCTCCACTTCGGCCATCCCCTGGCCTCGGGCACGCCCGAGGAAGTGCAGGCCAACGACGAGGTCGTGAAGGCCTATCTGGGCGAGGACGAGTAG
- a CDS encoding ABC transporter ATP-binding protein, protein MLTLRNVDIHYGRVHAVRRVSLHVAPGEIVALIGANGAGKTTLLSAISGVQRVSGGEVVFDGRAIAGEKPEKIVRLGLSQVPERRLVFGPLSVEDNLLLGAYTRFRRRQVAADMEEVYAMFPVLFDRRQQQAAALSGGEQQMLAIGRALMARPRCLLLDEPGMGLAPQVCKEIFRHVVALRREKGLTVLLVEQNAKSALAVADRGYVLETGRVLLSGTAEELLANRDVRRAYLGREKDV, encoded by the coding sequence ATGCTGACCTTACGCAACGTCGATATCCACTACGGCCGGGTGCACGCGGTGCGGCGGGTGTCCCTGCACGTGGCCCCTGGCGAGATCGTGGCCCTGATCGGGGCCAACGGCGCGGGCAAGACCACGCTCCTGTCCGCCATTTCCGGCGTCCAGCGGGTGTCCGGGGGCGAGGTCGTGTTCGACGGCCGGGCCATTGCCGGGGAAAAGCCCGAGAAGATCGTGCGCCTGGGCCTGTCCCAGGTGCCGGAGCGGCGGCTGGTCTTTGGGCCCCTGTCCGTGGAGGACAACCTGCTCCTGGGCGCGTATACCCGGTTTAGGCGGCGCCAGGTCGCGGCCGACATGGAAGAGGTCTACGCCATGTTCCCGGTGCTCTTTGACCGCCGCCAGCAGCAGGCGGCGGCGCTCTCCGGCGGCGAGCAGCAGATGCTGGCCATCGGCCGGGCCCTCATGGCCCGGCCCCGGTGCCTGCTTCTGGACGAGCCGGGCATGGGGCTGGCCCCCCAGGTCTGCAAGGAGATTTTCCGCCATGTCGTGGCCTTGCGCCGCGAAAAGGGGCTGACCGTCCTTTTGGTCGAGCAGAACGCCAAGAGCGCCCTGGCCGTGGCCGACCGGGGCTACGTGCTGGAGACCGGCCGGGTGCTCCTGTCCGGAACGGCTGAGGAACTGCTCGCCAACCGCGACGTCCGCCGCGCCTACCTCGGCCGCGAGAAGGACGTGTGA
- a CDS encoding branched-chain amino acid ABC transporter permease, with protein MTRPFLGRNSIQAAFFLALLLGLPYALPNEYYLSICILGCLSAVIAVGLNLLMGYAGQISLGHAAFYGIGAYVTAIATTRLGLPIPVGMGLGVGLAALVAWIVAAPTLKLKGHYLAMATLGFGIIVSIVFNEAVDWTGGPSGYVGIPRLALFGYSFDSDHSYYNLMAVVLALVVLGALNLMKSRTGRALRALHVSEKAAASLGVDISAHKRFVFVLSAALAGLAGVLYAHYLSFIAPASFGFTFSVQLVVMVVLGGMASVWGSVAGAFFLTILPEALREFEDIDILVYGAILVATIMFLPDGLAGGAGRLLRKLRRPGGRHDG; from the coding sequence ATGACGCGACCGTTTCTGGGCCGCAATTCCATCCAGGCGGCGTTTTTCCTGGCGCTGCTCCTGGGCCTGCCCTATGCCCTGCCCAACGAGTATTATCTCAGCATCTGCATCCTCGGCTGCCTTTCCGCCGTCATCGCCGTGGGCCTCAACCTGCTCATGGGCTACGCCGGCCAGATCTCGCTCGGCCACGCCGCTTTTTACGGCATCGGGGCCTACGTGACGGCCATCGCCACCACGCGCCTTGGGCTGCCCATTCCCGTCGGCATGGGTCTTGGCGTGGGACTGGCCGCCCTGGTCGCCTGGATCGTGGCCGCCCCGACGCTCAAGCTCAAGGGCCACTATCTGGCCATGGCCACCCTCGGTTTCGGCATCATCGTCTCCATCGTCTTCAACGAGGCCGTGGACTGGACCGGCGGCCCTTCGGGCTACGTCGGCATTCCGCGCCTGGCCCTTTTCGGCTATTCCTTCGACTCCGACCACAGCTACTACAACCTCATGGCCGTGGTCCTGGCCCTGGTGGTGCTCGGGGCCCTGAACCTCATGAAGTCCCGCACCGGCCGGGCCCTTCGCGCCCTGCACGTCAGCGAAAAGGCGGCCGCCAGCCTTGGCGTGGACATCAGTGCCCACAAGCGGTTCGTCTTTGTCCTGTCCGCCGCCCTGGCCGGGCTGGCCGGGGTGCTCTACGCCCACTACCTGTCGTTCATTGCCCCGGCCTCCTTTGGTTTCACCTTCTCGGTCCAACTCGTGGTCATGGTGGTGCTCGGCGGCATGGCCAGCGTCTGGGGGTCGGTGGCCGGCGCGTTTTTCCTGACCATCCTGCCGGAAGCCCTGCGCGAGTTCGAGGACATCGACATCCTGGTCTACGGGGCCATCCTGGTCGCCACCATCATGTTCCTGCCCGACGGCCTGGCCGGCGGCGCGGGACGCCTGTTGCGCAAGCTGCGCCGCCCGGGGGGCCGCCATGACGGCTGA